In the Clupea harengus chromosome 16, Ch_v2.0.2, whole genome shotgun sequence genome, one interval contains:
- the pmpcb gene encoding mitochondrial-processing peptidase subunit beta — MRDDVSHQNNMAASLQRLGAAGKHIVKRNLYKTATFTRHNVATKRSGSTQAASHVVLNVPETKVTSLENGLRVASENSGLPTCTVGLWIDAGSRYENARNNGTAHFLEHMAFKGTRKRSQLDLELEIENMGAHLNAYTSREQTVYYAKAFSKDLPRAVEILADIIQNSMLGEAEIERERGVILREMQEVETNLQEVVFDYLHATAYQETALGRTILGPTENIKTINRGDLVEYITSHYKGPRIVLSAAGGVSHNELIDLAKFHFGKLLAAEREAPPLPLCKFTGSEIRVRDDKMPLAHIAVAVEAVGWSHPDTIPLMVANTLIGNWDRSFGGGVNLSSKLAQQACLGNLCHSFQSFNTCYTDTGLWGLYMVCEPGTVEEMMHYTQQEWMFLCTAVSETEVDRAKNLLKTNMLLHLDGSTPICEDIGRQMLCYNRRIPLHELEARIDAISADTIKDVCTKYIYNKAPAIAAVGPIEQLPDYNRIRSGMYWLRT, encoded by the exons ATGCGCGATGACGTTTCACATCAAAACAATATGGCGGCGTCCTTACAGCGTCTTGGGGCAGCTGGGAAGCACATTGTGAAGAGGAATTTATACAAAACAGCTACATTCACACGG CATAATGTTGCCACTAAACGGAGCGGGAGCACCCAAGCTGCTAGTCATGTGGTCTTAAACGTGCCTGAAACTAAGGTCACCTCTTTGGAGAATGGATTACGAGTGGCCTCCGAGAACTCCGGATTACCAACCTGCACC GTGGGCCTGTGGATAGATGCTGGGAGTCGCTATGAGAACGCGAGGAACAACGGCACGGCACACTTCTTAGAACACATGGCCTTTAAG GGGACGAGGAAGCGCTCCCAGCTGGACCTGGAGCTGGAGATCGAGAACATGGGGGCCCACCTGAACGCCTACACCTCACGGGAGCAGACCGTCTACTACGCCAAGGCCTTCTCCAAGGACCTGCCCCGGG CTGTGGAGATCCTTGCTGACATCATCCAGAACAGCATGCTAGGGGAGGCGGAGATTGAGCGCGAGAGGGGCGTCATCCTCCGAGAGATGCAGGAAGTGGAGACCAACCTACAGGAAGTGGTCTTTGATTACCTGCATGCCACGGCCTATCAGGAGACTGCTCTGGGCAGGACCATCCTGGGCCCCACCGAGAACATCAA GACCATCAACAGGGGGGACCTGGTTGAGTACATCACCAGCCATTACAAGGGACCCCGGATAGTCCTGTCAGCAGCTGGAG GTGTGAGTCATAACGAGCTGATTGATCTGGCCAAGTTCCACTTTGGGAAGCTTCTagcggcagagagagaagcTCCGCCTCTTCCTTTATGCAAGTTCACAGGAAGTGAG ATCCGTGTCCGTGACGATAAGATGCCGCTGGCCCACATAGCGGTTGCCGTGGAAGCGGTGGGCTGGTCTCATCCTGACACCATCCCCCTCATGGTCGCCAACACCCTCATTGGCAACTGGGACCGCTCGTTTGGAGGGGGCGTG aACCTGTCCAGTAAGTTGGCTCAGCAGGCCTGCCTGGGGAATCTCTGCCACAGCTTCCAGTCTTTCAACACCTGCTATACCGACACCGGCCTCTGGGGGCTCTACATGGTGTGTGAGCCGGGCACCGTCGAGGAGATGATGCACTACACGCAACAGGAGTg GATGTTCCTGTGCACGGCTGTGAGTGAGACCGAAGTGGACCGGGCCAAGAATCTCCTCAAGACCAACATGCTGCTTCATCTGGACG GCTCCACCCCCATCTGTGAGGACATCGGCAGGCAGATGCTCTGCTACAACCGCAGAATCCCCTTACATGAGCTGGAGGCTCGCATAGAT GCCATCAGTGCTGACACAATCAAGGACGTGTGCACCAAGTACATCTACAACAAAGCCCCCGCCATCGCTGCAGTTG gccCGATTGAGCAGCTGCCCGACTACAACCGCATCCGAAGTGGCATGTACTGGCTTAGGACCTGA